A stretch of Gasterosteus aculeatus chromosome 4, fGasAcu3.hap1.1, whole genome shotgun sequence DNA encodes these proteins:
- the LOC120814468 gene encoding uncharacterized protein LOC120814468 isoform X1: protein MMGGLALLLLLGTLYPIEAAEVQQVSLTEAELGGNVTFQCPVSEEEESELLYWYKQPLGCMIQTVATITFTKQTLSPQFNNSRFRVTAGETHSLTIMNISKEDEATYFCFYGSLYSPRFGDGTFLAVKDGSLQKSFHVEQSPEAESVLPGDSVTLQCSLVSRDKEDGVQCPHGHSVFWFRSGGSHPGFMYSQDTQPGDTSCVYRLSKRIRSSSDAGTYRCAVASCGQILFGGGTKVDTNGFWSFGDVFLGSVVVLSLNVAAVLIYVIKTNKRNEDAWTYSTAVFTVMKSGGRRRAEGAQRENIHAAAKASGSD from the exons ATGATGGGAGGACtcgctcttctgcttcttttaggAACACTGT accCGATTGAAGCTGCAGAGGTTCAACAGGTCTCTTTGACGGAGGCTGAACTTGGTGGAAATGTTACGTTTCAGTGTCCAGtttctgaggaggaagagagtgaATTACTTTACTGGTACAAGCAGCCTCTTGGATGTATGATCCAAACTGTTGCTACAATAACTTTCACCAAACAAACACTTAGTCCACAATTTAACAACTCACGTTTCAGAGTCACAGCAGGAGAGACTCATTCTTTGACCATCATGAATATCAGCAAAGAGGACGAAGCAACTTACTTCTGTTTCTATGGATCATTGTATTCACCACGTTTTGGTGATGGCACCTTCTTGGCTGTGaaag ATGGAAGTCTGCAGAAATCCTTCCACGTGGAACAAAGTCCGGAGGCTGAGTCCGTCCTGCCGGGCGACTCGGTGACCCTCCAGTGTTCTCTTGTCTCCAGGGACAAAGAGGACGGGGTCCAGTGTCCACACGGACACAGCGTGTTCTGGTTCAGATCAGGAGGATCCCATCCAGGCTTCATGTACAGTCAGGATACACAACCGGGGGACACAAGTTGTGTCTATCGTCTGTCCAAAAGGATCCGGAGCTCCTCTGATGCTGGGACTTACCGCTGTGCCGTGGCCTCATGCGGACAGATCCTGTTTGGTGGAGGAACCAAAGTGGACACAA aCGGGTTCTGGTCCTTTGGTGACGTATTTCTGGGTTCTGTCGTGGTTCTTAGTTTGAATGTTGCAGCCGTCCTCATTTACGTCATCAAGACAAATAAG AGGAATGAAGACGCGTGGACTTATTCTACTGCCGTCTTCACCGTGATGAAGTCAGGTGGAAGGAGGCGCGCAGAGGGAGCGCAGAGGGAGAACATCCACGCTGCTGCCAAGGCCTCCGGGTCGGATTAG
- the LOC120814468 gene encoding uncharacterized protein LOC120814468 isoform X3 produces MMGGLALLLLLGTLYPIEAAEVQQVSLTEAELGGNVTFQCPVSEEEESELLYWYKQPLGCMIQTVATITFTKQTLSPQFNNSRFRVTAGETHSLTIMNISKEDEATYFCFYGSLYSPRFGDGTFLAVKDGSLQKSFHVEQSPEAESVLPGDSVTLQCSLVSRDKEDGVQCPHGHSVFWFRSGGSHPGFMYSQDTQPGDTSCVYRLSKRIRSSSDAGTYRCAVASCGQILFGGGTKVDTNGFWSFGDVFLGSVVVLSLNVAAVLIYVIKTNKCDYCNNEAAASLLENVPKGNFKRNEDAWTYSTAVFTVMKSGGRRRAEGAQRENIHAAAKASGSD; encoded by the exons ATGATGGGAGGACtcgctcttctgcttcttttaggAACACTGT accCGATTGAAGCTGCAGAGGTTCAACAGGTCTCTTTGACGGAGGCTGAACTTGGTGGAAATGTTACGTTTCAGTGTCCAGtttctgaggaggaagagagtgaATTACTTTACTGGTACAAGCAGCCTCTTGGATGTATGATCCAAACTGTTGCTACAATAACTTTCACCAAACAAACACTTAGTCCACAATTTAACAACTCACGTTTCAGAGTCACAGCAGGAGAGACTCATTCTTTGACCATCATGAATATCAGCAAAGAGGACGAAGCAACTTACTTCTGTTTCTATGGATCATTGTATTCACCACGTTTTGGTGATGGCACCTTCTTGGCTGTGaaag ATGGAAGTCTGCAGAAATCCTTCCACGTGGAACAAAGTCCGGAGGCTGAGTCCGTCCTGCCGGGCGACTCGGTGACCCTCCAGTGTTCTCTTGTCTCCAGGGACAAAGAGGACGGGGTCCAGTGTCCACACGGACACAGCGTGTTCTGGTTCAGATCAGGAGGATCCCATCCAGGCTTCATGTACAGTCAGGATACACAACCGGGGGACACAAGTTGTGTCTATCGTCTGTCCAAAAGGATCCGGAGCTCCTCTGATGCTGGGACTTACCGCTGTGCCGTGGCCTCATGCGGACAGATCCTGTTTGGTGGAGGAACCAAAGTGGACACAA aCGGGTTCTGGTCCTTTGGTGACGTATTTCTGGGTTCTGTCGTGGTTCTTAGTTTGAATGTTGCAGCCGTCCTCATTTACGTCATCAAGACAAATAAGTGTGATTATTGCAATAATGAAG CGGCTGCTTCTCTGCTAGAAAATGTTCCAAAGGGGAATTTCAAG AGGAATGAAGACGCGTGGACTTATTCTACTGCCGTCTTCACCGTGATGAAGTCAGGTGGAAGGAGGCGCGCAGAGGGAGCGCAGAGGGAGAACATCCACGCTGCTGCCAAGGCCTCCGGGTCGGATTAG
- the LOC120814468 gene encoding uncharacterized protein LOC120814468 isoform X2 has protein sequence MMGGLALLLLLGTLYPIEAAEVQQVSLTEAELGGNVTFQCPVSEEEESELLYWYKQPLGCMIQTVATITFTKQTLSPQFNNSRFRVTAGETHSLTIMNISKEDEATYFCFYGSLYSPRFGDGTFLAVKDGSLQKSFHVEQSPEAESVLPGDSVTLQCSLVSRDKEDGVQCPHGHSVFWFRSGGSHPGFMYSQDTQPGDTSCVYRLSKRIRSSSDAGTYRCAVASCGQILFGGGTKVDTNGFWSFGDVFLGSVVVLSLNVAAVLIYVIKTNKCDYCNNEV, from the exons ATGATGGGAGGACtcgctcttctgcttcttttaggAACACTGT accCGATTGAAGCTGCAGAGGTTCAACAGGTCTCTTTGACGGAGGCTGAACTTGGTGGAAATGTTACGTTTCAGTGTCCAGtttctgaggaggaagagagtgaATTACTTTACTGGTACAAGCAGCCTCTTGGATGTATGATCCAAACTGTTGCTACAATAACTTTCACCAAACAAACACTTAGTCCACAATTTAACAACTCACGTTTCAGAGTCACAGCAGGAGAGACTCATTCTTTGACCATCATGAATATCAGCAAAGAGGACGAAGCAACTTACTTCTGTTTCTATGGATCATTGTATTCACCACGTTTTGGTGATGGCACCTTCTTGGCTGTGaaag ATGGAAGTCTGCAGAAATCCTTCCACGTGGAACAAAGTCCGGAGGCTGAGTCCGTCCTGCCGGGCGACTCGGTGACCCTCCAGTGTTCTCTTGTCTCCAGGGACAAAGAGGACGGGGTCCAGTGTCCACACGGACACAGCGTGTTCTGGTTCAGATCAGGAGGATCCCATCCAGGCTTCATGTACAGTCAGGATACACAACCGGGGGACACAAGTTGTGTCTATCGTCTGTCCAAAAGGATCCGGAGCTCCTCTGATGCTGGGACTTACCGCTGTGCCGTGGCCTCATGCGGACAGATCCTGTTTGGTGGAGGAACCAAAGTGGACACAA aCGGGTTCTGGTCCTTTGGTGACGTATTTCTGGGTTCTGTCGTGGTTCTTAGTTTGAATGTTGCAGCCGTCCTCATTTACGTCATCAAGACAAATAAGTGTGATTATTGCAATAATGAAG TTTAG
- the LOC144406253 gene encoding uncharacterized protein LOC144406253 isoform X3, producing MMGGLALLLLLGTLYPIEAAEVQQVSLTEAELGGNVTFQCPVSEEEKNVLYWYKQPLGCTIQTVATRIYSQPTLSPQFNNSRFRVTLHSLTIMNISKEDEATYFCFTGSQFSPRFGDGVFLAVKDGSLQKSFQVEQSPEAESVLPGDSVTLQCSLVSRDKEDGVQCPHGHRVFWFRSGGSHPGFMYTQDTQPGDTSCVYRLSKRIWNSSDAGTYRCAVASCGQILFGGGTKVDTRSNLKVVVTVLGVLLACCVTVIILLIFYVNRRRAEEATSGACNPAQSQRTADQSADQGGDGEVSNYAAVNLSTRREVKRVKKRASSQECVYSAVRVNTQLHL from the exons ATGATGGGAGGACtcgctcttctgcttcttttaggAACACTGT accCGATTGAAGCTGCAGAGGTTCAACAGGTCTCTTTGACGGAGGCTGAACTTGGTGGAAATGTTACGTTTCAGTGTCCAGTttctgaggaggaaaaaaatgtattgtactGGTACAAGCAGCCTCTTGGATGTACGATCCAAACTGTTGCTACAAGAATTTATTCTCAACCAACACTTAGTCCACAATTTAACAACTCACGTTTCAGAGTCACTCTGCATTCTTTGACCATCATGAATATCAGCAAAGAGGACGAAGCGACTTACTTCTGTTTCACTGGATCACAATTTTCACCACGTTTTGGTGATGGCGTCTTCTTGGCTGTGaaag ATGGAAGTCTGCAGAAATCCTTCCAGGTGGAACAAAGTCCGGAGGCTGAGTCCGTCCTGCCGGGCGACTCGGTGACCCTCCAGTGTTCTCTTGTCTCCAGGGACAAAGAGGACGGGGTCCAGTGTCCACACGGACACAGGGTGTTCTGGTTCAGATCAGGAGGATCCCATCCAGGCTTCATGTACACTCAGGATACACAACCGGGGGACACAAGTTGTGTCTATCGACTGTCCAAAAGGATCTGGAACTCCTCTGATGCTGGGACTTACCGCTGTGCCGTGGCCTCATGCGGACAGATCCTGTTTGGTGGAGGAACCAAAGTGGACACAA GATCAAACCTGAAAGTGGTTGTCACAGTTCTTGGCGTCCTGTTGGCGTGCTGTGTGACTGTGATTATCCTCCTTATTTTCTACGTGAATCGAAGGAGAGCTGAAG AAGCAACAAGCGGCGCCTGTAATCCTGCTCAATCCCAGCGGACAGCGGATCAATCAGCTGACCAG GGCGGAGACGGAGAAGTAAGTAATTATGCAGCAGTGAATCTTTCCACAAGACGTGAAGTGAAAAGAGTGAAGAAAAGAGCTTCTTCACAGGAGTGTGTGTACTCCGCTGTGCGAGTGAACACACAACTCCACCTGTAG
- the LOC144406253 gene encoding uncharacterized protein LOC144406253 isoform X1 translates to MMGGLALLLLLGTLYPIEAAEVQQVSLTEAELGGNVTFQCPVSEEEKNVLYWYKQPLGCTIQTVATRIYSQPTLSPQFNNSRFRVTLHSLTIMNISKEDEATYFCFTGSQFSPRFGDGVFLAVKDGSLQKSFQVEQSPEAESVLPGDSVTLQCSLVSRDKEDGVQCPHGHRVFWFRSGGSHPGFMYTQDTQPGDTSCVYRLSKRIWNSSDAGTYRCAVASCGQILFGGGTKVDTRSNLKVVVTVLGVLLACCVTVIILLIFYVNRRRAEAEATSGACNPAQSQRTADQSADQGGDGEVSNYAAVNLSTRREVKRVKKRASSQECVYSAVRVNTQLHL, encoded by the exons ATGATGGGAGGACtcgctcttctgcttcttttaggAACACTGT accCGATTGAAGCTGCAGAGGTTCAACAGGTCTCTTTGACGGAGGCTGAACTTGGTGGAAATGTTACGTTTCAGTGTCCAGTttctgaggaggaaaaaaatgtattgtactGGTACAAGCAGCCTCTTGGATGTACGATCCAAACTGTTGCTACAAGAATTTATTCTCAACCAACACTTAGTCCACAATTTAACAACTCACGTTTCAGAGTCACTCTGCATTCTTTGACCATCATGAATATCAGCAAAGAGGACGAAGCGACTTACTTCTGTTTCACTGGATCACAATTTTCACCACGTTTTGGTGATGGCGTCTTCTTGGCTGTGaaag ATGGAAGTCTGCAGAAATCCTTCCAGGTGGAACAAAGTCCGGAGGCTGAGTCCGTCCTGCCGGGCGACTCGGTGACCCTCCAGTGTTCTCTTGTCTCCAGGGACAAAGAGGACGGGGTCCAGTGTCCACACGGACACAGGGTGTTCTGGTTCAGATCAGGAGGATCCCATCCAGGCTTCATGTACACTCAGGATACACAACCGGGGGACACAAGTTGTGTCTATCGACTGTCCAAAAGGATCTGGAACTCCTCTGATGCTGGGACTTACCGCTGTGCCGTGGCCTCATGCGGACAGATCCTGTTTGGTGGAGGAACCAAAGTGGACACAA GATCAAACCTGAAAGTGGTTGTCACAGTTCTTGGCGTCCTGTTGGCGTGCTGTGTGACTGTGATTATCCTCCTTATTTTCTACGTGAATCGAAGGAGAGCTGAAG CAGAAGCAACAAGCGGCGCCTGTAATCCTGCTCAATCCCAGCGGACAGCGGATCAATCAGCTGACCAG GGCGGAGACGGAGAAGTAAGTAATTATGCAGCAGTGAATCTTTCCACAAGACGTGAAGTGAAAAGAGTGAAGAAAAGAGCTTCTTCACAGGAGTGTGTGTACTCCGCTGTGCGAGTGAACACACAACTCCACCTGTAG
- the LOC144406253 gene encoding uncharacterized protein LOC144406253 isoform X4 — MNISKEDEATYFCFTGSQFSPRFGDGVFLAVKDGSLQKSFQVEQSPEAESVLPGDSVTLQCSLVSRDKEDGVQCPHGHRVFWFRSGGSHPGFMYTQDTQPGDTSCVYRLSKRIWNSSDAGTYRCAVASCGQILFGGGTKVDTRSNLKVVVTVLGVLLACCVTVIILLIFYVNRRRAEAEATSGACNPAQSQRTADQSADQGGDGEVSNYAAVNLSTRREVKRVKKRASSQECVYSAVRVNTQLHL; from the exons ATGAATATCAGCAAAGAGGACGAAGCGACTTACTTCTGTTTCACTGGATCACAATTTTCACCACGTTTTGGTGATGGCGTCTTCTTGGCTGTGaaag ATGGAAGTCTGCAGAAATCCTTCCAGGTGGAACAAAGTCCGGAGGCTGAGTCCGTCCTGCCGGGCGACTCGGTGACCCTCCAGTGTTCTCTTGTCTCCAGGGACAAAGAGGACGGGGTCCAGTGTCCACACGGACACAGGGTGTTCTGGTTCAGATCAGGAGGATCCCATCCAGGCTTCATGTACACTCAGGATACACAACCGGGGGACACAAGTTGTGTCTATCGACTGTCCAAAAGGATCTGGAACTCCTCTGATGCTGGGACTTACCGCTGTGCCGTGGCCTCATGCGGACAGATCCTGTTTGGTGGAGGAACCAAAGTGGACACAA GATCAAACCTGAAAGTGGTTGTCACAGTTCTTGGCGTCCTGTTGGCGTGCTGTGTGACTGTGATTATCCTCCTTATTTTCTACGTGAATCGAAGGAGAGCTGAAG CAGAAGCAACAAGCGGCGCCTGTAATCCTGCTCAATCCCAGCGGACAGCGGATCAATCAGCTGACCAG GGCGGAGACGGAGAAGTAAGTAATTATGCAGCAGTGAATCTTTCCACAAGACGTGAAGTGAAAAGAGTGAAGAAAAGAGCTTCTTCACAGGAGTGTGTGTACTCCGCTGTGCGAGTGAACACACAACTCCACCTGTAG
- the LOC120818328 gene encoding uncharacterized protein LOC120818328 isoform X2 — translation MMGGLALLLLLGTLYPIEAAEVQQVSLKEAELGGNVTFQCPVSEKEKNILYWYKQPLGCTIQTVATRIYSQKTFSPQFNNSRFRVTQDSLTIMNISKEDEATYFCFYGSSYSHRFGDGVFLAVKDGSLQKSFHVEQSPEAESVLPGDSVTLQCSLVSRDKEDGVQCPHGHSVFWFRSGGSHPGFMYSQDTQPGDTSCVYRLSKRIRSSSDAGTYRCAVASCGQILFGGGTKVDTNGFWSFGDVFLGSVVVLSLNVAAVLIYVIKTNKRNEDAWTYSTAVFTVMKSGGRRRAEGAQRENIHAAAKASGSD, via the exons ATGATGGGAGGACtcgctcttctgcttcttttaggAACACTGT accCGATTGAAGCTGCAGAGGTTCAACAGGTCTCTTTGAAGGAGGCTGAACTTGGTGGAAATGTTACGTTTCAGTGTCCAGTttctgagaaggaaaaaaatatattgtactGGTACAAGCAGCCTCTTGGATGTACGATCCAAACTGTTGCTACAAGAATTTATTctcaaaaaacatttagtcCACAATTTAACAACTCACGTTTCAGAGTCACTCAGGATTCTTTGACCATCATGAATATCAGCAAAGAGGACGAAGCGACTTACTTCTGTTTCTATGGATCATCATATTCACATCGTTTTGGTGATGGCGTCTTCTTGGCTGTGaaag ATGGAAGTCTGCAGAAATCCTTCCACGTGGAACAAAGTCCGGAGGCTGAGTCCGTCCTGCCGGGCGACTCGGTGACCCTCCAGTGTTCTCTTGTCTCCAGGGACAAAGAGGACGGGGTCCAGTGTCCACACGGACACAGCGTGTTCTGGTTCAGATCAGGAGGATCCCATCCAGGCTTCATGTACAGTCAGGATACACAACCGGGGGACACAAGTTGTGTCTATCGTCTGTCCAAAAGGATCCGGAGCTCCTCTGATGCTGGGACTTACCGCTGTGCCGTGGCCTCATGCGGACAGATCCTGTTTGGTGGAGGAACCAAAGTGGACACAA aCGGGTTCTGGTCCTTTGGTGACGTATTTCTGGGTTCTGTCGTGGTTCTTAGTTTGAATGTTGCAGCCGTCCTCATTTACGTCATCAAGACAAATA AGAGGAATGAAGACGCGTGGACTTATTCTACTGCCGTCTTCACCGTGATGAAGTCAGGTGGAAGGAGGCGCGCAGAGGGAGCGCAGAGGGAGAACATCCACGCTGCTGCCAAGGCCTCCGGGTCGGATTAG
- the LOC120818328 gene encoding uncharacterized protein LOC120818328 isoform X1, with translation MMGGLALLLLLGTLYPIEAAEVQQVSLKEAELGGNVTFQCPVSEKEKNILYWYKQPLGCTIQTVATRIYSQKTFSPQFNNSRFRVTQDSLTIMNISKEDEATYFCFYGSSYSHRFGDGVFLAVKDGSLQKSFHVEQSPEAESVLPGDSVTLQCSLVSRDKEDGVQCPHGHSVFWFRSGGSHPGFMYSQDTQPGDTSCVYRLSKRIRSSSDAGTYRCAVASCGQILFGGGTKVDTNGFWSFGDVFLGSVVVLSLNVAAVLIYVIKTNKCDYCNNEAAASLLENVPKGNFKRNEDAWTYSTAVFTVMKSGGRRRAEGAQRENIHAAAKASGSD, from the exons ATGATGGGAGGACtcgctcttctgcttcttttaggAACACTGT accCGATTGAAGCTGCAGAGGTTCAACAGGTCTCTTTGAAGGAGGCTGAACTTGGTGGAAATGTTACGTTTCAGTGTCCAGTttctgagaaggaaaaaaatatattgtactGGTACAAGCAGCCTCTTGGATGTACGATCCAAACTGTTGCTACAAGAATTTATTctcaaaaaacatttagtcCACAATTTAACAACTCACGTTTCAGAGTCACTCAGGATTCTTTGACCATCATGAATATCAGCAAAGAGGACGAAGCGACTTACTTCTGTTTCTATGGATCATCATATTCACATCGTTTTGGTGATGGCGTCTTCTTGGCTGTGaaag ATGGAAGTCTGCAGAAATCCTTCCACGTGGAACAAAGTCCGGAGGCTGAGTCCGTCCTGCCGGGCGACTCGGTGACCCTCCAGTGTTCTCTTGTCTCCAGGGACAAAGAGGACGGGGTCCAGTGTCCACACGGACACAGCGTGTTCTGGTTCAGATCAGGAGGATCCCATCCAGGCTTCATGTACAGTCAGGATACACAACCGGGGGACACAAGTTGTGTCTATCGTCTGTCCAAAAGGATCCGGAGCTCCTCTGATGCTGGGACTTACCGCTGTGCCGTGGCCTCATGCGGACAGATCCTGTTTGGTGGAGGAACCAAAGTGGACACAA aCGGGTTCTGGTCCTTTGGTGACGTATTTCTGGGTTCTGTCGTGGTTCTTAGTTTGAATGTTGCAGCCGTCCTCATTTACGTCATCAAGACAAATAAGTGTGATTATTGCAATAATGAAG CGGCTGCTTCTCTGCTAGAAAATGTTCCAAAGGGGAATTTCAAG AGGAATGAAGACGCGTGGACTTATTCTACTGCCGTCTTCACCGTGATGAAGTCAGGTGGAAGGAGGCGCGCAGAGGGAGCGCAGAGGGAGAACATCCACGCTGCTGCCAAGGCCTCCGGGTCGGATTAG
- the LOC120818328 gene encoding uncharacterized protein LOC120818328 isoform X3: MYSQDTQPGDTSCVYRLSKRIRSSSDAGTYRCAVASCGQILFGGGTKVDTNGFWSFGDVFLGSVVVLSLNVAAVLIYVIKTNKCDYCNNEAAASLLENVPKGNFKRNEDAWTYSTAVFTVMKSGGRRRAEGAQRENIHAAAKASGSD; encoded by the exons ATGTACAGTCAGGATACACAACCGGGGGACACAAGTTGTGTCTATCGTCTGTCCAAAAGGATCCGGAGCTCCTCTGATGCTGGGACTTACCGCTGTGCCGTGGCCTCATGCGGACAGATCCTGTTTGGTGGAGGAACCAAAGTGGACACAA aCGGGTTCTGGTCCTTTGGTGACGTATTTCTGGGTTCTGTCGTGGTTCTTAGTTTGAATGTTGCAGCCGTCCTCATTTACGTCATCAAGACAAATAAGTGTGATTATTGCAATAATGAAG CGGCTGCTTCTCTGCTAGAAAATGTTCCAAAGGGGAATTTCAAG AGGAATGAAGACGCGTGGACTTATTCTACTGCCGTCTTCACCGTGATGAAGTCAGGTGGAAGGAGGCGCGCAGAGGGAGCGCAGAGGGAGAACATCCACGCTGCTGCCAAGGCCTCCGGGTCGGATTAG